A window of Phyllobacterium sp. T1293 contains these coding sequences:
- a CDS encoding alpha/beta hydrolase family protein, with amino-acid sequence MKVLKLAVLSACFTMATLQMVSAAGLQFIDVPDDSRGPALDAAVWYPCTGEPAPVDIGFDYSTAVKDCPLTGEKLPLIVISHGVGGWYGNFHTLAEKLADAGFVVAAINHPRDGGRSKTRDPGDIASMTQRPVDMTRMLDFLLASWPDHFRIDMAHIGFFGFSRGGFTGLGMIGGNPDWKKLLDNCPVYPGNRFCEQIRAGAIAPLTADPRIRAAVIADPAGGSLFTPESLGRVTVPVQLWGSAYGGDGLSPADAAAVAERLPVKPDYHLVANSGHFSFLPPCSEAFAKLVANSGDGELCTDAPGFDRTAFHKQFNTDVLAFFQTHLMGKEPSK; translated from the coding sequence ATGAAAGTGCTCAAGCTTGCCGTATTATCAGCCTGTTTCACCATGGCTACACTGCAAATGGTATCCGCAGCAGGGCTGCAATTCATTGATGTGCCAGATGATAGCCGTGGTCCTGCACTGGATGCGGCGGTGTGGTACCCCTGTACCGGTGAACCAGCGCCGGTGGATATTGGCTTTGATTATTCAACAGCCGTGAAGGACTGTCCCCTGACGGGCGAAAAACTCCCACTCATCGTCATCTCACATGGCGTCGGGGGTTGGTACGGCAATTTCCACACCCTTGCGGAAAAGCTTGCCGATGCGGGCTTTGTTGTCGCCGCCATCAATCATCCAAGAGACGGCGGACGCTCCAAAACGCGCGACCCCGGCGATATCGCCTCAATGACCCAACGCCCCGTTGATATGACGCGTATGCTGGACTTTCTGCTGGCGTCATGGCCGGATCATTTTCGAATCGATATGGCCCATATTGGTTTCTTCGGTTTTTCCCGAGGCGGCTTTACCGGGCTTGGCATGATCGGCGGCAATCCCGACTGGAAGAAACTGCTCGACAACTGCCCTGTTTATCCGGGAAATCGCTTCTGCGAACAAATCCGCGCCGGTGCCATTGCCCCACTGACCGCCGATCCGCGCATCCGTGCCGCTGTCATTGCCGATCCGGCGGGCGGCAGCCTGTTCACCCCGGAGAGTTTAGGCCGTGTGACCGTACCCGTACAACTCTGGGGTTCAGCATATGGCGGCGACGGTCTATCCCCTGCCGATGCAGCCGCCGTCGCCGAACGCTTGCCAGTCAAGCCCGACTATCACCTCGTGGCAAACTCCGGCCATTTCTCATTCCTGCCACCCTGCTCCGAGGCCTTTGCCAAACTCGTTGCAAACTCTGGCGACGGAGAACTCTGCACCGATGCGCCGGGCTTTGACCGCACAGCCTTCCATAAGCAGTTCAATACGGATGTCCTGGCGTTTTTCCAGACGCATTTGATGGGTAAGGAACCAAGCAAATAG
- the pssA gene encoding CDP-diacylglycerol--serine O-phosphatidyltransferase, which translates to MSEADTDPLFDDKPEVKEPTGSRIPMRYLIPNVITVLAICAGLTGIRLAFENRFELAVSMVLLAAFLDGIDGRIARMMKGSTKFGAQMDSLADIVNFGVAPALVLYAYMLDQARSFGWIAALLYCIACCLRLARFNVMLDVVGKPLWQNNFFTGVPAPAGAMLVMLPVYLGFLGLAPTRPLAFAGAAYTVGVAILMISRLPVFSGKAAGTKLRSDWVMPSFLAIVVYVAFLMSYTWETLTLTTIGFFITLPFSARAWKRHEAADAAAVAVSETPAAS; encoded by the coding sequence ATGAGCGAAGCTGATACCGATCCGCTGTTTGACGATAAGCCTGAGGTGAAGGAGCCGACAGGCTCGCGCATTCCCATGCGCTATCTCATTCCCAACGTGATCACGGTTCTGGCCATCTGTGCCGGCCTTACCGGTATCCGGCTGGCCTTTGAGAACCGGTTTGAGCTGGCAGTTTCGATGGTTCTGCTCGCTGCTTTCCTTGATGGCATTGACGGGCGCATTGCCCGCATGATGAAGGGCTCGACGAAATTCGGTGCGCAGATGGATTCGCTTGCCGATATTGTCAATTTCGGTGTCGCACCGGCGCTGGTTCTCTATGCCTATATGCTCGATCAGGCCCGGTCCTTCGGCTGGATCGCGGCGCTGCTTTATTGCATTGCCTGCTGCCTGCGCCTTGCCCGTTTCAATGTGATGCTGGACGTGGTCGGCAAGCCGCTGTGGCAGAACAATTTTTTCACCGGCGTTCCGGCCCCTGCGGGCGCGATGCTGGTGATGCTGCCTGTCTATCTCGGCTTTTTAGGGCTTGCTCCAACACGCCCGCTGGCCTTTGCCGGTGCAGCCTATACGGTGGGTGTGGCAATCCTGATGATCAGCCGCCTGCCTGTTTTCAGCGGCAAGGCCGCTGGAACGAAACTGCGCTCTGACTGGGTAATGCCGAGCTTTCTGGCCATTGTTGTCTATGTTGCTTTCCTGATGAGCTATACGTGGGAAACACTGACGCTGACGACCATCGGCTTCTTTATCACCCTGCCATTCAGCGCCCGGGCATGGAAACGCCACGAAGCTGCTGATGCCGCCGCTGTTGCTGTTTCAGAGACGCCAGCAGCTTCCTGA
- a CDS encoding phosphatidylserine decarboxylase: MSNAQFRWRVYAAGRVFGAVRNKPMSLVDSIRNTLVPIHREGYPFIAGFAGVTVVLGYFWEPLFWIGLILTAWCIYFYRDPQRVTPTDDKLVISPADGLISAVGPAVPPRELNLGDREMTRISVFMNVFSCHINRAPVRGRITTIVHKPGKFLNAELDKASAENERNGLVIDSPNGQVAVVQIAGLVARRIVCWADENNSISIGERFGLIRFGSRVDVYLPEGFAPRVAVGQTAIGGESVLAEFGGEPSAPLVRIS; this comes from the coding sequence ATAAGTAACGCGCAATTCCGGTGGCGCGTATATGCTGCCGGGCGAGTATTTGGCGCTGTCAGGAACAAACCAATGAGCCTTGTCGATTCCATCCGCAACACGCTGGTACCCATCCACCGGGAGGGTTATCCGTTCATCGCCGGTTTTGCCGGTGTGACCGTGGTTCTCGGCTATTTCTGGGAACCCCTGTTCTGGATCGGCCTCATCCTCACGGCCTGGTGCATCTATTTTTATCGCGATCCGCAGCGCGTGACACCCACGGACGATAAACTGGTGATAAGCCCCGCCGACGGCCTTATTTCCGCGGTTGGCCCCGCGGTTCCGCCGCGTGAGCTTAATCTTGGCGACCGGGAAATGACCCGCATTTCCGTGTTCATGAATGTGTTTTCGTGCCACATCAACCGCGCGCCAGTGCGCGGCCGCATCACGACAATCGTTCACAAGCCGGGCAAATTCCTCAATGCTGAACTCGACAAGGCCAGCGCCGAGAATGAACGCAACGGCCTTGTGATCGACAGCCCAAACGGGCAGGTCGCGGTTGTGCAGATCGCCGGTCTGGTTGCCCGCCGTATCGTCTGCTGGGCGGATGAAAACAATTCCATTTCGATTGGCGAACGCTTTGGCCTGATCCGCTTCGGCTCGCGCGTTGATGTCTATCTGCCTGAAGGTTTTGCCCCGCGCGTTGCTGTTGGTCAGACAGCCATTGGTGGTGAAAGTGTGCTTGCGGAATTCGGCGGCGAGCCCAGCGCTCCGCTGGTCCGTATCAGCTGA
- a CDS encoding ABCB family ABC transporter ATP-binding protein/permease, with protein sequence MVAEKTVSSESGKTLQTIRNLWDYMWPDERPDLKMRVVWASFYLLISKIVLILVPYFFKWATNALNGKFVASDLVPLILVGPLMLVAAYNAARIIQAGLNQLRDALFASVGQYAVRKLAYKTFVHMHNLSLRFHVERRTGGLSRIIERGTKGIETIVRFTILNTAPTIIEFLMTAVIFAFAYGLSYLAVVVATVWLYTWFTIRASDWRINIRRDMNDSDTDANTKAIDSLLNFETVKYFGNEQMEAKRFDAAMARYEISATRIWTSLGWLNFGQAVIFGIGMAVMMIMSGREVLAGTQTLGDFVFINAMLMQLSIPLNFIGFIYREVRQGLTDIEQMFDLLDVEQEVTDKPDAKPLVIERGAVRFDNVMFAYDPKRPILKGVSFEVPAGKTVAIVGPSGAGKSTLSRLLYRFYDIQGGSISIDGQDIRDVTQESLRAVIGMVPQDTVLFNDTIAYNVRYGRITASEEEVRNAADLAQIGSFIKSLPEGYDAMVGERGLKLSGGEKQRVAIARTILKAPPILILDEATSALDSATEHEIQAALDLVSRDRTTLVIAHRLSTIIGADEIIVLKDGVIAERGRHTALLAENGLYASMWNRQREATEAEERLRKVREEDDLGVVVRGKPALDVAVEP encoded by the coding sequence ATCGTGGCTGAAAAAACCGTCTCTTCCGAGTCTGGCAAAACACTCCAGACCATTCGCAATCTTTGGGACTATATGTGGCCCGATGAGCGACCTGACCTGAAAATGCGGGTCGTCTGGGCATCGTTTTATCTGCTGATTTCCAAAATTGTGCTCATTCTGGTGCCGTACTTCTTCAAATGGGCAACAAATGCGCTGAATGGCAAGTTCGTGGCCTCCGATCTGGTGCCGCTCATTCTGGTGGGCCCGCTCATGCTGGTTGCTGCCTATAACGCGGCGCGGATCATTCAGGCTGGCCTTAACCAGCTGCGCGATGCATTGTTTGCCAGCGTCGGGCAATATGCGGTGCGAAAACTTGCCTATAAGACCTTCGTCCATATGCACAATCTGTCGCTGCGCTTCCATGTGGAACGGCGCACGGGCGGTCTGTCGCGCATTATTGAGCGTGGCACCAAGGGCATTGAAACCATCGTCCGGTTCACCATCCTCAATACGGCACCGACGATCATCGAATTTCTGATGACCGCCGTGATTTTCGCCTTTGCTTACGGCCTGTCCTATCTGGCCGTAGTGGTGGCAACGGTCTGGCTTTATACGTGGTTTACGATCCGTGCCAGCGACTGGCGCATCAACATCCGCCGCGACATGAACGACTCCGATACGGACGCCAACACCAAGGCGATTGACTCGCTGCTGAACTTCGAGACGGTCAAATATTTCGGCAACGAGCAGATGGAAGCCAAGCGTTTCGACGCGGCCATGGCGCGTTATGAAATCTCGGCAACCCGCATCTGGACATCGCTTGGCTGGCTGAATTTTGGTCAGGCCGTCATTTTCGGTATCGGCATGGCTGTGATGATGATCATGTCGGGCAGGGAGGTTCTGGCTGGTACGCAGACCCTTGGCGATTTCGTTTTCATCAATGCCATGCTGATGCAGCTCTCGATCCCGCTCAATTTCATCGGCTTTATCTATCGCGAAGTCCGGCAGGGCCTGACGGATATTGAGCAGATGTTCGACCTTCTCGATGTGGAACAGGAAGTTACTGACAAGCCTGATGCCAAGCCGCTGGTTATCGAGCGGGGTGCGGTGCGCTTTGACAATGTGATGTTTGCCTATGATCCGAAGCGTCCAATCCTCAAGGGAGTGAGCTTCGAGGTACCCGCTGGCAAGACTGTTGCCATTGTCGGCCCATCCGGCGCTGGCAAATCGACATTGTCGCGCCTGCTCTACCGGTTCTACGATATTCAGGGCGGATCAATCAGCATTGATGGTCAGGATATCCGTGATGTGACGCAGGAGAGCCTGCGCGCGGTGATTGGCATGGTGCCGCAGGATACGGTCCTGTTCAATGATACCATCGCCTACAACGTCCGTTATGGCCGCATCACAGCGAGCGAAGAAGAAGTGCGCAATGCGGCTGATCTTGCCCAGATCGGCAGTTTTATCAAAAGCCTGCCCGAGGGCTATGACGCCATGGTCGGCGAACGCGGGTTAAAACTCTCAGGCGGCGAGAAGCAGCGGGTTGCGATTGCGCGCACCATTCTCAAAGCGCCGCCCATCCTGATCCTCGATGAGGCGACCTCGGCGCTCGACAGCGCCACGGAACATGAAATTCAGGCGGCGCTTGATCTCGTCAGCCGTGACCGCACGACGCTGGTCATCGCCCATCGTCTCTCAACCATTATCGGCGCTGATGAAATCATTGTGCTCAAGGATGGTGTGATTGCCGAGCGGGGAAGGCATACGGCACTTCTGGCAGAGAATGGCCTTTACGCCTCCATGTGGAACCGCCAGCGCGAAGCAACCGAGGCTGAAGAGCGTCTGCGCAAGGTGCGCGAGGAGGACGATCTTGGCGTCGTCGTACGCGGCAAGCCAGCTTTGGATGTCGCCGTCGAACCTTAA
- a CDS encoding ArsR/SmtB family transcription factor: MSDVETARILTALAHPARLRIIRQLAGMNTSCCKDIVATLDLAQSTVSQHLKILVDAGLVNYRQSGQSSHYSINPDAFADVAALVSDMANLCCPPDIIVPAARVNAAAIKE; this comes from the coding sequence ATGTCTGATGTGGAGACAGCGCGGATACTGACCGCGCTTGCCCATCCGGCCCGCTTGCGCATTATCAGGCAGCTTGCCGGGATGAATACCTCCTGCTGCAAGGATATTGTCGCCACGCTTGATCTGGCGCAGTCGACCGTATCGCAACATCTGAAAATACTGGTTGATGCCGGACTGGTGAATTACCGGCAATCAGGTCAGAGTTCCCATTACAGCATCAATCCGGACGCGTTTGCCGATGTCGCCGCCCTTGTCAGCGATATGGCCAATCTTTGCTGTCCACCCGATATTATTGTGCCGGCAGCGCGGGTAAACGCTGCGGCCATCAAGGAATAA
- a CDS encoding LysM peptidoglycan-binding domain-containing protein, which yields MIKNKFALLGFGVVVALGLVAAYLGFFPGKPTPGVPVVTADGTAPAPAAPKPAEPAQKPAEQPQVAAPAPATSADATTPAAGTAPAPADASPAKPGVPAFDVLRVDPKGTIVIAGKAANDGKVDLLARGQVIGSTKASPSGEFVIVLDDPLKPGDYQLVLRSTAPDGSAMTSLETAIVSIPETKTGQVLALVEQSGQPSRMITKPEVPAQAALNAPATTAAPTGDKPVKQPAAKARIVVEAVEIEGSKLFIAGIADAGSTVKVYANDDLIGSTKTGADGHFLVQTTRDLPVGDYIIRADMVEKDGVTVIARAAVPFKREAGERVSAIAPAPATEAPATAPQASTETAPAAGTEQAQSNDTGAALKNVDGSVIIRRGDNLWTISRRTYGEGTRYTTIYLANKEQIQNPDVIFPGQVFALPEKDKTAPQ from the coding sequence ATGATCAAGAACAAGTTTGCACTGCTGGGATTTGGAGTTGTTGTCGCTTTGGGTCTGGTTGCCGCCTATCTGGGGTTTTTTCCGGGTAAGCCCACTCCCGGTGTGCCCGTTGTGACAGCCGATGGAACAGCGCCTGCGCCGGCTGCTCCAAAGCCAGCCGAACCGGCACAAAAGCCAGCCGAACAGCCGCAAGTTGCTGCACCTGCCCCGGCGACATCCGCTGATGCGACAACGCCCGCCGCCGGAACGGCACCAGCACCCGCGGATGCATCTCCCGCAAAGCCCGGTGTGCCCGCTTTTGATGTTCTGCGTGTTGATCCCAAAGGGACGATCGTTATTGCCGGTAAGGCAGCAAATGACGGTAAAGTCGATCTTCTGGCGCGCGGGCAAGTGATCGGCAGCACCAAAGCCTCGCCATCAGGCGAATTCGTTATCGTTCTCGATGATCCATTGAAGCCCGGCGATTATCAGCTTGTGCTGCGCTCAACTGCTCCGGATGGCAGTGCAATGACCTCGCTTGAGACAGCGATTGTATCCATTCCGGAAACCAAAACCGGGCAGGTTCTGGCGCTGGTCGAACAATCGGGCCAACCGAGCCGTATGATCACCAAGCCTGAGGTGCCCGCACAGGCCGCTTTGAATGCGCCAGCCACAACGGCGGCACCCACCGGCGATAAGCCGGTCAAGCAGCCAGCTGCCAAGGCCCGCATTGTCGTCGAAGCTGTTGAAATTGAAGGCAGCAAGCTTTTCATCGCTGGCATTGCCGATGCGGGTTCAACGGTCAAGGTCTATGCCAATGACGATCTCATTGGCTCGACCAAGACAGGTGCAGATGGACATTTCCTTGTACAGACCACGCGCGATTTGCCGGTGGGTGACTATATCATTCGCGCCGATATGGTTGAGAAAGATGGCGTAACAGTCATTGCGCGGGCCGCCGTGCCGTTCAAGCGCGAAGCCGGTGAACGTGTATCGGCCATTGCGCCTGCACCAGCCACCGAAGCTCCGGCGACAGCGCCGCAGGCTTCAACCGAAACAGCGCCAGCAGCTGGAACCGAACAGGCTCAGAGCAATGACACCGGTGCGGCGCTCAAGAATGTCGATGGTTCCGTCATCATCCGGCGCGGCGACAATCTCTGGACGATATCCCGCCGCACCTATGGTGAGGGAACCCGCTACACGACGATCTATCTTGCCAACAAAGAGCAGATCCAGAACCCGGATGTGATTTTCCCCGGTCAGGTTTTTGCCCTGCCTGAAAAAGACAAGACGGCGCCGCAATAG
- a CDS encoding LOG family protein translates to MSKIRSICVYCGSSPGRDPIYKQSGKILGKSIAENGLELVYGGGTKGIMGAVADGVMSAGGKVTGIIPKFLMNKEATEHALGQLSELIITEDMHERKHRMFERSDAFVTLPGGIGTVEEIVEVMTWAQLGRHRKPMVFANINGFWNPMLALIDHMKAEGFVHTSHLVNPLVVDHAEDIVPAILDAAAKGDRDGDEAIIERL, encoded by the coding sequence ATGAGCAAGATTCGATCGATTTGTGTTTACTGCGGCTCCTCTCCGGGCCGTGATCCGATTTACAAACAGAGCGGCAAGATACTGGGCAAGTCCATCGCCGAAAACGGGCTTGAACTGGTTTATGGCGGCGGCACCAAAGGCATTATGGGTGCCGTGGCAGATGGCGTCATGTCCGCAGGTGGCAAGGTCACAGGGATCATTCCGAAGTTCCTGATGAACAAGGAAGCCACCGAACATGCGCTTGGCCAATTGTCAGAGCTGATCATCACCGAGGATATGCATGAGCGCAAACACAGGATGTTTGAACGCTCCGATGCTTTCGTCACCCTGCCCGGCGGCATCGGCACGGTGGAAGAGATTGTCGAGGTCATGACCTGGGCGCAGCTTGGACGTCATCGCAAGCCGATGGTTTTTGCCAATATTAACGGTTTCTGGAATCCGATGCTGGCGCTTATCGATCACATGAAGGCCGAAGGTTTTGTCCATACGTCACATTTGGTCAATCCGCTTGTGGTAGACCATGCGGAAGATATTGTTCCGGCGATCCTTGATGCGGCAGCAAAGGGTGATCGGGACGGCGACGAAGCAATCATCGAACGGCTGTAG
- a CDS encoding CorA family divalent cation transporter → MSLDPQPDAKRLNNDDFVIAFSFGADGSLLGEPVATADRAWTWKSYALADARARRSLETDKALSESVREAFLSSGDQCQISYEDGWLFGELPDLQHEHYGDPRELGYFRFAFNKSLFISGRRHPLQSVDDVRQSINRGKTKPASPIALFSAIFRRFLDLLKAEITQLSETLDSIEDHIVGENWQGERERLVPVRRQIVVFHRYLTAATSLFRHIDHADRRALPEDLDDLIEGLSIRAATLHAEGEQLQQRARLLQDELLAKLTDQSNRFLYVLSVMTAVLLPSTVITGLFGMNTAGLPFANNPHGFWIVGLLALIISGMVYLLVRKIGGSGR, encoded by the coding sequence TTGAGCTTAGATCCCCAACCGGACGCAAAACGTCTCAACAATGATGATTTTGTCATCGCCTTCAGTTTTGGTGCCGACGGTTCGCTGCTTGGTGAACCGGTCGCTACAGCTGACAGGGCATGGACATGGAAAAGTTACGCGCTTGCTGATGCGCGGGCGCGTCGCAGTCTCGAAACGGACAAAGCCCTATCGGAAAGCGTACGCGAGGCGTTCCTCTCCTCCGGCGACCAATGCCAGATCAGTTATGAGGATGGATGGCTTTTCGGTGAATTGCCCGATCTGCAACACGAGCATTATGGCGATCCGCGTGAACTTGGCTATTTCCGCTTTGCCTTCAACAAGAGCCTTTTCATCAGTGGCCGCCGCCATCCGCTGCAGTCGGTCGATGATGTGCGCCAATCCATCAATCGCGGCAAGACCAAGCCCGCCTCGCCCATAGCGCTGTTCAGTGCCATCTTCCGGCGCTTCCTTGATCTCCTGAAGGCTGAAATCACCCAGCTTTCCGAAACGCTCGATTCCATCGAAGATCATATCGTTGGTGAGAACTGGCAGGGTGAGCGTGAGCGGCTGGTGCCGGTGCGCCGCCAGATTGTGGTTTTCCATCGCTATCTCACCGCCGCAACCAGTCTGTTCCGCCACATCGACCATGCGGACCGGCGTGCTCTGCCTGAGGATCTTGACGATCTGATTGAGGGATTGTCGATCCGCGCCGCCACGCTGCATGCTGAAGGCGAACAGTTGCAACAACGCGCAAGACTGTTGCAGGACGAACTTCTGGCCAAATTGACCGACCAGTCCAACCGGTTTCTCTACGTCTTGTCCGTGATGACGGCGGTTCTCTTGCCAAGCACCGTTATAACGGGCCTGTTTGGCATGAATACAGCTGGCCTGCCCTTTGCCAACAACCCACATGGCTTCTGGATCGTTGGGTTGCTTGCGCTCATTATCTCAGGGATGGTTTATCTGCTTGTGCGCAAGATCGGTGGCTCGGGGCGTTGA
- the rarD gene encoding EamA family transporter RarD: protein MSEQINQSSLGAGTIVTEAQPGMSDGRKGFIFALSAYLLWGILPFYLKAVDYMPTLEVVSHRIVWSVPIAGVVLWWLGRFDDLKTAFKTPRMLAMATLTATLITINWGTYVWAIGAGHAVDTALGYYINPLVNVVLGSVFLSERLTRPQMVAIALAAGAVLLLTISSGGLPWISLVLAFSFGFYGFFRKTLPIGPTQGFMLEVLILSVPSLGFIFWTIAQGTSHFVNGSSHDIGLLLFAGPATAIPLILYAFGAKLLRYTTIGLMQYLAPTIVFLCAIFVFGEPFSHEQFIAFAMIWAALVIYTWSMLRESRKVKALAV, encoded by the coding sequence ATGAGCGAACAGATTAATCAAAGCAGCCTTGGCGCTGGAACAATAGTGACTGAAGCACAACCGGGAATGTCCGATGGCAGGAAAGGCTTTATCTTTGCGCTTTCTGCCTATCTGCTTTGGGGCATCCTGCCGTTTTATCTGAAGGCTGTTGATTACATGCCAACCCTTGAGGTTGTCTCGCACCGCATTGTCTGGTCGGTGCCAATTGCTGGCGTCGTCCTTTGGTGGCTTGGCCGCTTCGATGATCTGAAAACCGCGTTCAAGACGCCGCGCATGTTGGCGATGGCGACGTTGACGGCAACGCTCATTACCATCAATTGGGGCACCTATGTCTGGGCCATCGGCGCGGGGCACGCGGTTGATACGGCGCTCGGCTATTACATCAATCCGCTGGTGAATGTCGTGCTCGGCAGTGTTTTCCTGTCGGAAAGGCTGACGCGCCCGCAGATGGTTGCCATTGCTCTTGCGGCTGGTGCTGTCCTGCTACTGACGATTTCGTCCGGCGGATTGCCATGGATTTCGCTGGTTCTGGCTTTCAGCTTTGGTTTTTACGGCTTCTTCCGCAAGACGCTGCCCATCGGGCCAACACAGGGTTTCATGCTGGAAGTGCTGATCCTGTCCGTTCCGTCGCTCGGTTTCATTTTCTGGACGATAGCACAGGGAACAAGCCATTTCGTCAATGGCAGCAGCCATGACATCGGGCTGTTGCTGTTTGCCGGTCCCGCCACGGCCATTCCGCTTATTCTTTATGCTTTTGGTGCCAAGCTCCTGCGCTACACCACCATCGGCCTGATGCAATATCTTGCGCCGACCATCGTGTTTTTGTGCGCCATCTTTGTGTTTGGCGAGCCATTCTCCCATGAACAATTCATTGCATTCGCGATGATTTGGGCAGCGCTGGTGATCTACACCTGGTCCATGCTGCGTGAATCGCGCAAGGTGAAGGCGCTAGCCGTTTAA
- the cimA gene encoding citramalate synthase, with translation MKKERVYLFDTTLRDGQQTPGIDFSVEDKKVIADLLDEFGLDYVEGGYPGANPTDTAFFAEKRTRRAKFAAFGMTKRAGVSVSNDPGLAALIGSSADVVCFVGKSWDYHVRVALGCTNEENLESIDASVKAAVAAGKEAIVDCEHFFDGYKANLEYAMACARTAYEAGARWVVLCDTNGGTQPNEVSEIVRAVTKVIPGDHLGIHAHNDTEQAVANSLAAVDAGVRHIQGTLNGIGERCGNANLITIIPTLALKPAWSSRFETGISPEKLKGLTRLSRSFDELLNRAPNAQGAFVGTSAFATKAGIHASALIKEPATYEHVPPETVGNRRKVMVSDQGGKSNFINELERRGISVAKNDPRLDTLIALVKEHEAEGYAYEGADASFELLARRTLGTVPEFFKVDSFRCMVERRFDANGNIKTVSEAVVRVEIDGEHRMSVAEGHGPVNALDLALRKDMGRYQNEINDLVLADFKVRILNGGTEAITRVLIESTDSSNVRWWTVGVSDNIIDASFQALMDSVVYKLMKNRDLAGKIAAE, from the coding sequence GTGAAAAAAGAACGTGTTTATCTCTTCGACACGACATTGCGCGATGGCCAGCAGACGCCGGGCATCGATTTTTCGGTTGAGGACAAGAAAGTCATTGCCGATCTGCTGGATGAATTCGGCCTTGATTATGTTGAAGGCGGCTATCCCGGCGCCAATCCCACCGATACGGCATTTTTCGCGGAAAAGCGCACCAGGCGGGCAAAGTTTGCCGCATTTGGCATGACCAAACGTGCCGGTGTTTCCGTCTCCAATGATCCGGGCCTTGCGGCGCTGATCGGCTCCTCGGCGGATGTGGTCTGTTTTGTCGGCAAAAGCTGGGACTATCATGTCCGTGTCGCGCTTGGCTGTACCAACGAGGAAAATCTGGAATCCATCGATGCATCCGTGAAAGCAGCCGTTGCGGCAGGCAAGGAAGCCATCGTCGATTGCGAGCATTTTTTCGATGGCTATAAAGCCAACCTTGAATATGCCATGGCCTGCGCCAGAACGGCCTATGAGGCGGGCGCGCGCTGGGTGGTGCTGTGCGACACCAATGGCGGCACGCAGCCCAATGAAGTCAGCGAGATCGTTCGCGCCGTGACCAAAGTCATACCGGGTGATCATCTCGGCATTCATGCGCACAATGATACGGAGCAGGCGGTTGCCAATTCACTGGCGGCAGTGGATGCAGGCGTGCGCCATATTCAAGGCACGCTGAATGGCATTGGTGAGCGCTGCGGCAATGCCAATCTGATCACTATCATTCCGACGCTGGCTTTGAAGCCCGCATGGTCGAGCCGTTTCGAAACTGGCATCAGTCCGGAAAAACTGAAGGGCCTCACACGCCTGTCGCGCAGTTTTGACGAATTGCTCAACCGTGCCCCCAATGCGCAGGGCGCTTTTGTCGGCACATCGGCTTTTGCCACCAAGGCTGGCATCCATGCCTCGGCGCTGATCAAGGAGCCCGCGACTTACGAACATGTGCCACCGGAAACAGTCGGCAACCGGCGCAAGGTCATGGTGTCGGATCAGGGCGGCAAGTCCAACTTCATCAATGAGCTGGAGCGGCGTGGTATATCCGTTGCCAAGAATGATCCACGGCTCGATACGCTGATTGCACTGGTCAAGGAGCACGAGGCGGAAGGCTATGCCTATGAGGGTGCTGATGCGAGCTTCGAGCTTCTCGCCCGCCGTACGCTTGGCACAGTGCCTGAGTTCTTCAAGGTGGATTCCTTTCGCTGCATGGTCGAGCGCCGCTTTGATGCCAATGGCAATATCAAGACTGTCTCGGAGGCCGTGGTCCGCGTTGAAATTGATGGCGAGCATCGCATGTCCGTTGCCGAAGGGCATGGCCCTGTGAATGCGCTCGATCTGGCCCTGCGCAAGGACATGGGACGCTACCAGAACGAGATCAATGATCTGGTGCTGGCAGACTTCAAGGTGCGTATCCTCAATGGGGGCACGGAAGCCATTACCCGCGTACTGATCGAATCGACTGACTCCAGCAATGTGCGCTGGTGGACGGTGGGTGTTTCCGACAACATTATCGATGCGTCGTTTCAGGCGCTTATGGACTCTGTCGTCTATAAATTGATGAAAAATCGCGATCTTGCCGGCAAAATTGCTGCTGAGTAG